A region from the Onthophagus taurus isolate NC chromosome 8, IU_Otau_3.0, whole genome shotgun sequence genome encodes:
- the LOC139431400 gene encoding E3 ubiquitin-protein ligase BRE1A-like: protein MSKKDPGEHVFKPSTVLARSPVGSRGPDGRRRETSEGSSHRGEEAERTTVGERVREMEESGAERKKEAGKKKEGETRKKKEPERKKETGKKDEETMKEEEVRRRKAEETKQKVAKLVAERGVALAAETARDVDNWVLDSGSVVPSDGSESMQMGDEQRKRQRDSDSEGERDRESSKKGRSVGAAYVFGGGLRGSPGAKGDDCYEKTEIVKRERNAIQQYLLLPSAKVSKEATAVILQRWNVMEDTLRELIVENLKLKEENKYLRLQKNSPEGVGVTGSTASAVSYAGAAARGLAAGPSSSGVKPRQGVVPMESETERKILIKPVEGSKVARVPSLRRRFPRY, encoded by the coding sequence ATGAGCAAAAAAGATCCGGGCGAACATGTGTTTAAACCGTCGACGGTTTTAGCCAGATCACCGGTCGGGTCTAGGGGTCCGGATGGGAGAAGGAGAGAGACCTCTGAGGGTAGTAGCCACAGGGGGGAGGAAGCTGAGAGGACTACAGTGGGGGAGAGAGTGAGAGAAATGGAGGAATCTGGAGCAGAGCGGAAGAAGGAGGCCGGAAAGAAGAAAGAAGGTGAGACTCGCAAGAAGAAGGAACCAGAGAGGAAGAAAGAAACTGGGAAGAAGGATGAAGAAACGATGAAGGAAGAAGAAGTACGAAGAAGGAAGGCTGAAGAAACGAAGCAGAAGGTGGCGAAACTAGTAGCCGAAAGGGGGGTGGCGCTGGCTGCGGAGACGGCTAGGGACGTGGACAACTGGGTCCTTGACTCGGGTTCTGTTGTACCTTCTGATGGCAGTGAGTCTATGCAAATGGGAGATGAGCAGAGGAAGAGACAAAGAGACTCTGACAGTGAAGGCGAGAGGGATAGGGAGTCCTCTAAGAAAGGCCGCAGCGTGGGTGCGGCGTATGTATTTGGGGGTGGCCTGCGTGGGTCGCCTGGGGCAAAAGGTGATGACTGCTACGAAAAGACTGAGATAGTCAAAAGAGAAAGAAATGCCATACAGCAGTACCTTTTATTACCATCGGCCAAAGTTAGCAAAGAGGCCACGGCAGTTATCCTCCAGAGGTGGAACGTCATGGAGGACACGCTGCGAGAACTAATTGTGGAAAACctgaaattaaaagaagaaaacaaatacttgcgtttacaaaaaaactcaCCTGAAGGGGTCGGAGTGACGGGGTCTACTGCTTCTGCGGTGTCCTACGCTGGGGCTGCTGCCAGGGGTCTCGCTGCGGGTCCCTCTTCGTCCGGGGTGAAGCCGCGCCAGGGTGTCGTTCCAATGGAATCTGAAACAGAAAGAAAAATACTGATTAAACCTGTGGAGGGCTCTAAAGTCGCCAGAGTACCGTCGTTGAGGAGGAGATTTCCAAGGTACTGA